A part of Kineosporia sp. NBRC 101731 genomic DNA contains:
- a CDS encoding sarcosine oxidase subunit gamma family protein, protein MADTLDRSQVLPGDVFAALPEGLSVTIEPPVAMAGLRLRDVAEVLGETPPVQPNTWAATPDGQMVWLGPDEWLVTSRDQQPHELEFTLLEAVKERGGAAVDVSAQRLSLRLSGVHARDLLSLGCSLDLHPSVFPGGSSAQTALGMTGVVLLALDDTGEDYRIFVRSSFARYLADWIVDASSEYVN, encoded by the coding sequence ATGGCTGACACCCTTGACCGGAGCCAGGTCCTGCCGGGCGATGTCTTCGCCGCTCTGCCGGAAGGTCTTTCGGTCACGATCGAGCCGCCTGTGGCGATGGCCGGCCTGCGGCTGCGCGACGTGGCGGAGGTGCTGGGCGAGACCCCTCCGGTGCAGCCCAACACCTGGGCCGCGACGCCCGACGGGCAGATGGTGTGGCTGGGACCCGACGAGTGGCTCGTCACCAGCCGTGACCAGCAGCCGCACGAGCTGGAGTTCACGTTGCTGGAGGCGGTGAAGGAGCGCGGCGGGGCGGCGGTGGACGTCTCGGCGCAGCGCCTCAGTCTGCGCCTGAGCGGTGTTCACGCCCGGGACCTGCTCAGCCTGGGGTGCTCGCTGGACCTGCACCCGTCGGTCTTCCCCGGCGGCAGCAGTGCCCAGACCGCGCTCGGGATGACGGGCGTCGTGCTGCTGGCGCTGGACGACACGGGAGAGGACTACCGGATCTTCGTGCGGTCGTCGTTCGCCCGGTACCTGGCCGACTGGATCGTGGACGCGTCTTCCGAGTACGTGAACTGA
- a CDS encoding phosphotransferase family protein produces MDEVTRLARPDLVAPALVRVTGDERWQDTRAELITGGRSNLTFRLLSPAGELILRRPPSGNVLPTAHDMGRETRVQRALAESAVPVPGIVLEDAGELIGAPFYVMTRVPGVVVTDTLPPAYDLEDRAHLGENLVDVLADLHTVDPKALGLGDFGRPEGFAERQVRRWTRQIEATPVPPPDALAELAWVLAGQPPVSGAACVVHGDYRLDNCVVDERHPKLNGVLDWEMSTLGDPLTDLGLLLFYWESVERLAPTLVRSVTLLPGFPGADAIAARWSAQTGIDIEDLDWYRAFAHFKFAAIVLGVQARVGAGAMGGQDFGDLSGSVVAIAEAGLEIV; encoded by the coding sequence ATGGACGAGGTCACCCGTCTGGCCCGGCCCGACCTGGTCGCCCCGGCGCTGGTGCGGGTCACCGGCGACGAGCGCTGGCAGGACACCCGGGCCGAACTGATCACGGGTGGCCGTTCCAACCTGACGTTCCGGCTGCTGAGCCCGGCCGGGGAGCTGATTCTGCGCCGTCCGCCGAGCGGGAACGTCCTGCCCACCGCGCACGACATGGGCCGGGAGACCCGCGTGCAGCGGGCCCTGGCCGAAAGCGCTGTTCCGGTGCCGGGCATCGTGCTGGAAGACGCCGGGGAGCTGATCGGGGCGCCGTTCTACGTGATGACCCGGGTGCCCGGTGTCGTGGTCACCGACACCCTGCCGCCGGCGTACGACCTCGAGGACCGCGCGCACCTGGGGGAGAACCTCGTGGACGTGCTGGCCGACCTGCACACCGTTGACCCGAAGGCGCTCGGGCTGGGGGATTTCGGGCGCCCGGAGGGTTTTGCCGAACGCCAGGTGCGGCGCTGGACCCGGCAGATCGAGGCCACCCCGGTGCCCCCGCCCGACGCGCTGGCGGAGCTGGCCTGGGTCCTGGCCGGGCAGCCGCCCGTGAGCGGGGCGGCGTGCGTCGTCCACGGCGACTACCGACTGGACAACTGCGTGGTGGACGAGAGGCACCCGAAGCTCAACGGCGTCCTTGATTGGGAGATGTCGACGCTCGGTGACCCGCTGACCGATCTGGGCCTGCTGCTGTTCTACTGGGAGTCGGTCGAGCGTCTGGCGCCCACGCTGGTGCGCTCGGTGACCCTGCTGCCGGGCTTTCCGGGTGCTGACGCGATCGCCGCCCGCTGGTCGGCGCAGACCGGGATCGACATCGAAGACCTCGACTGGTACCGGGCTTTCGCTCATTTCAAGTTCGCCGCCATCGTTCTCGGGGTGCAGGCGCGGGTCGGGGCCGGGGCGATGGGCGGGCAGGACTTCGGCGATCTGTCCGGCAGCGTGGTCGCGATCGCGGAAGCCGGCCTGGAGATCGTGTGA
- a CDS encoding TDP-N-acetylfucosamine:lipid II N-acetylfucosaminyltransferase — protein sequence MIHVLGSDIPHHNATVLAFFDEMLAPELDHRPQFWVAGEPPGHYPNLDVRVLRGRAAVTRAVARRAMLNRRERFFLHGQFSSGTWTALLLRLVRPDQVSWHIWGGDLHETRPGRPAALAYRMRRLAHRRVGHVYGTLGDLDTYSRRHPRTPVTPLYFPGPHASFKPSSDRQRPRLTVLIGNSGDPSNRHVEALRAVHDRFGPATRVLLPTAHPAGNQTYLNRVQAEAALRFGADNVEMITGWTGLEQFSARIGDCDLAYLPARRQQGVGTLYLLLRQGVPVVLHRENGFTLDLARSGVPFLTDDNWDDAALVRCREALAGTRVEVAPFAPGRQPWLWSQVVRAPAPALPAFSFDAWFTLLFLITSYLGIPLSWLLVRFFDVPAVPAGAAGALPVLFYAVYRAVYAALPEGKHLSVVLTHREADLTVAALASLAIGSLAAFVARNGLLLLRIGSYRLAFSPGIRLVPLKRFTYYLIPAALIAYLRHPTRARWLAFAASTTAFGALTYVAVGGTRANLAVAVALTALLGASDGHLPAQALPALGAAGLLGMYLLALGRYRDQLSGLHPLNTFLFLTRDTFSPWEHLALIVRRRAQIEHQGLAPILRDFQVFVPRRLWPGRPDITLNTAKYFTWRVNGGERVTSLSPTLIGSSWIMGGPAGVLAGAAATGLIMRAFDHLLESSARPRERPGDAVLAGFALASVFNVAVLVREGLDSFVSRTVVQAGVFGAGVGVARRMSRRLGGAAR from the coding sequence ATGATTCACGTGCTGGGTTCCGACATCCCGCACCACAACGCGACGGTGCTGGCATTCTTCGACGAGATGCTGGCGCCGGAGCTGGATCACCGTCCGCAGTTCTGGGTGGCGGGAGAGCCGCCGGGGCACTACCCGAACCTGGATGTCCGGGTCCTGCGCGGCCGGGCGGCCGTCACCCGGGCGGTGGCGCGGCGGGCGATGCTGAACCGGCGGGAGCGCTTCTTCCTGCACGGCCAGTTCTCCTCCGGCACCTGGACCGCCCTGCTGCTGCGGCTGGTGCGGCCCGACCAGGTGAGCTGGCACATCTGGGGCGGTGACCTGCACGAGACCCGCCCGGGGCGCCCGGCCGCGCTGGCCTACCGGATGAGACGGCTGGCCCACCGCCGCGTCGGTCATGTCTACGGAACGCTCGGTGATCTGGACACGTACTCCCGCCGGCACCCACGCACCCCGGTGACGCCGCTCTACTTCCCGGGCCCGCACGCGTCTTTCAAGCCGTCCAGCGATCGGCAACGCCCCCGGCTCACGGTGCTGATCGGAAACTCGGGCGACCCCTCCAACCGTCACGTCGAGGCCCTGCGCGCCGTGCACGACCGGTTCGGGCCCGCCACCCGGGTGCTCCTGCCGACCGCCCACCCGGCGGGCAACCAGACCTACCTGAACCGGGTGCAGGCCGAGGCGGCCCTGCGGTTCGGTGCGGACAACGTCGAGATGATCACCGGATGGACCGGCCTGGAACAGTTCTCGGCGCGCATCGGCGACTGTGACCTGGCCTATCTGCCCGCCCGGCGGCAACAGGGCGTCGGCACGCTGTACCTGCTGCTGCGGCAGGGGGTGCCGGTCGTGCTGCACCGGGAGAACGGGTTCACGCTCGATCTGGCCCGGTCCGGGGTGCCGTTCCTGACCGACGACAACTGGGACGATGCTGCCCTCGTACGCTGCCGGGAGGCCCTGGCCGGCACCCGGGTCGAGGTGGCGCCCTTCGCCCCGGGCCGTCAGCCGTGGCTCTGGTCCCAGGTGGTGCGGGCCCCCGCGCCCGCCCTGCCTGCATTCTCGTTCGACGCCTGGTTCACGCTGCTCTTCCTGATCACCAGTTACCTCGGCATCCCGCTGTCCTGGCTGCTGGTGAGGTTCTTCGACGTGCCCGCGGTACCGGCGGGGGCCGCGGGCGCCCTGCCCGTCCTGTTCTATGCGGTGTACCGGGCCGTCTACGCCGCACTGCCCGAAGGGAAACACCTGTCGGTCGTCCTCACCCACCGTGAGGCCGATCTGACCGTTGCGGCCCTGGCCTCTCTCGCCATCGGGTCGCTGGCTGCGTTCGTGGCCCGGAACGGGTTGCTCCTGCTGAGGATCGGCAGTTACCGGCTGGCGTTCTCACCCGGCATCCGGCTGGTGCCCCTCAAACGCTTCACCTACTACCTGATCCCGGCCGCCCTCATCGCCTACCTGCGTCACCCGACCCGGGCCCGCTGGCTGGCGTTCGCCGCGTCCACCACGGCCTTCGGCGCCCTCACCTACGTGGCCGTCGGCGGTACCCGGGCCAACCTGGCGGTCGCCGTGGCCCTCACGGCGCTGCTCGGGGCGAGCGACGGCCACCTGCCCGCCCAGGCCCTGCCGGCGCTGGGGGCCGCCGGTCTGCTCGGCATGTACCTGCTCGCCCTGGGCCGTTACCGCGACCAGTTGTCAGGACTGCACCCGCTGAACACGTTTCTCTTCCTCACCCGGGACACCTTCTCGCCGTGGGAACACCTGGCACTGATCGTGCGCCGTCGCGCGCAGATCGAGCACCAGGGCCTGGCGCCGATCCTGCGGGACTTCCAGGTGTTCGTACCGCGCCGGCTGTGGCCCGGCCGCCCCGACATCACCCTGAACACGGCCAAGTACTTCACCTGGCGCGTCAACGGCGGGGAACGGGTGACGTCCTTGTCACCGACGCTGATCGGCTCGTCGTGGATCATGGGTGGGCCGGCCGGAGTACTGGCCGGGGCGGCCGCGACCGGCCTGATCATGCGTGCTTTCGACCACCTGCTCGAGAGTTCCGCCCGACCGCGGGAACGGCCCGGTGACGCGGTGCTGGCGGGGTTCGCCCTGGCCTCGGTGTTCAACGTCGCGGTGCTCGTGCGGGAAGGGCTGGACTCGTTCGTCTCCCGCACGGTGGTGCAGGCCGGGGTGTTCGGCGCCGGTGTCGGGGTGGCGCGAAGAATGAGTCGTCGCCTCGGAGGGGCCGCCCGGTGA
- a CDS encoding BLUF domain-containing protein yields the protein MYELIYVSRAVVDLTGGELETLIGPSRDLNAHADITGMLLYVHDEPAHEGFFVQLLEGPQESVERTYERIRHDALHTDVTLVQRGATGARSFGGWRMRLATTTTDAVLPLVVGDDVKRMTSKDTFTLLKDTFVSRALLTAETVRAG from the coding sequence GTGTACGAGCTCATCTACGTCAGTCGTGCCGTGGTGGACCTGACCGGCGGCGAGCTGGAAACGCTCATCGGCCCGAGCCGGGACCTCAACGCCCATGCCGACATCACCGGAATGCTGCTGTACGTCCACGACGAGCCGGCGCACGAGGGCTTCTTCGTACAGCTCCTGGAAGGCCCCCAGGAGTCGGTGGAGCGGACCTACGAGCGCATCCGCCACGATGCCCTGCACACCGACGTCACCCTGGTGCAGCGGGGTGCCACGGGCGCCCGGTCGTTCGGGGGCTGGCGCATGCGCCTGGCCACGACGACGACCGACGCCGTCCTCCCGCTGGTCGTGGGCGACGACGTGAAACGGATGACGTCCAAGGACACCTTCACCCTCCTGAAAGACACCTTCGTGTCCCGGGCCCTGCTGACGGCCGAGACCGTCCGGGCCGGCTGA
- a CDS encoding GNAT family N-acetyltransferase translates to MAARGRVESAGWLSELFGRPVSMLMMDAQGPLLREQDVRTGGLVQAKISSSALEEMDALADMGFRLVESEVDFILERSGVTLGGMGTVVDDGVPVVEHGGVQADPAEGGCPVAAVGIRPATAEDLDRAGDLAAEGLGHSRFRLPWFSVDERRHLYRTWARAAVMGSHDDLCLLAGDGGDRGLVTLRQENGSARIGLLAVAPGHQRRGIGTALLRAAAHWGAQRGLAQLRVATQASNPGAIAFYQAQGARVGALSQWFYR, encoded by the coding sequence GTGGCCGCTCGGGGGCGGGTCGAGTCGGCCGGGTGGCTGAGCGAGTTGTTCGGGCGTCCGGTGTCGATGCTGATGATGGACGCGCAGGGGCCCCTGCTGCGGGAGCAGGACGTCCGCACGGGCGGGCTCGTCCAGGCCAAGATCTCCTCGAGTGCTCTGGAAGAAATGGACGCACTGGCAGACATGGGTTTTCGGCTCGTCGAGAGCGAGGTCGACTTCATCCTGGAAAGGTCCGGGGTGACCCTTGGCGGGATGGGGACTGTCGTGGACGACGGGGTGCCGGTTGTTGAGCATGGTGGTGTCCAGGCCGACCCGGCTGAAGGGGGGTGCCCGGTTGCGGCTGTCGGCATCCGGCCCGCCACGGCCGAAGACCTCGACCGCGCCGGCGACCTTGCGGCTGAGGGTCTGGGGCACAGTCGTTTCCGGCTGCCCTGGTTCTCCGTGGACGAGCGTCGCCACCTCTACCGCACCTGGGCCCGCGCCGCGGTGATGGGGTCTCACGACGATCTTTGTCTTCTCGCCGGTGACGGCGGTGATCGTGGGCTGGTGACGCTTCGCCAGGAGAACGGCTCCGCCCGGATCGGCCTGCTCGCGGTGGCTCCGGGCCATCAACGCCGGGGTATCGGCACGGCTCTGCTGCGGGCGGCCGCGCACTGGGGCGCCCAGCGCGGTCTCGCTCAGCTCAGAGTGGCCACGCAGGCCAGTAATCCCGGCGCGATCGCCTTCTACCAGGCCCAGGGCGCCCGTGTCGGCGCCCTCAGCCAGTGGTTCTACCGATGA
- a CDS encoding DUF2752 domain-containing protein gives MPGHPDPLDSPGTALPGRVPPAGERSRRREAIAGLTVVAGLVTAVTLADPRHPGRWPSCPFHAVTGLYCPGCGSLRAVSDLVHGDLAGALGYNALTVITLPLLVAFWLRTALLAPTPGRLPGSGALPVLILVIVWGVVRNLPLAPFSLLAP, from the coding sequence ATGCCCGGCCACCCTGACCCTCTCGACTCTCCTGGCACAGCGCTTCCCGGCCGGGTACCTCCGGCCGGGGAGCGCTCCCGACGCCGGGAGGCGATCGCCGGGCTGACGGTCGTGGCCGGGTTGGTCACGGCCGTCACCCTGGCCGACCCCCGCCACCCGGGCCGGTGGCCGTCCTGCCCGTTCCACGCGGTCACCGGCCTGTACTGCCCCGGCTGCGGCAGCCTGCGCGCGGTGAGCGATCTGGTGCACGGTGACCTGGCCGGTGCTCTCGGGTACAACGCCCTGACCGTGATCACCCTGCCGCTGCTCGTCGCGTTCTGGCTCCGGACCGCCCTTCTCGCACCCACCCCGGGCCGGCTTCCCGGTTCCGGCGCCCTCCCTGTGCTCATCCTCGTCATCGTCTGGGGAGTCGTCCGCAACCTGCCGCTCGCGCCGTTCAGCCTGCTCGCGCCGTAA
- a CDS encoding CD225/dispanin family protein yields the protein MSEPGTPRPEDDWNTSNPQNPPPYGQPPYGNQQSSDGQPADGGGYSPYGQAAGDGQQPPYGQSPYGGQPPYGQQPPPGQPYGQSPPPYGQTPYHQGAYGQSPNQPWQQTGQPHGNPYALRPNIPTYLAGAILVTLFCCLPTGIASIVYAAQVNSRLAAGDVAGAQQSSDKARTWMIASIVLGLVGVILWFLLAVLGSTSP from the coding sequence TTGAGCGAGCCCGGAACGCCGCGGCCTGAGGACGACTGGAACACGTCGAACCCGCAGAACCCGCCGCCCTACGGCCAGCCCCCGTACGGGAACCAGCAGTCCTCTGACGGGCAGCCGGCCGACGGTGGGGGGTACTCTCCCTACGGGCAGGCGGCCGGCGACGGGCAACAGCCTCCCTACGGCCAGTCGCCGTACGGTGGACAACCTCCTTACGGCCAGCAGCCTCCGCCCGGGCAGCCCTACGGCCAGTCACCGCCTCCGTACGGCCAGACCCCCTACCACCAGGGTGCCTACGGCCAGTCCCCGAACCAGCCGTGGCAGCAGACCGGTCAGCCGCACGGCAATCCCTATGCTCTGCGACCGAACATTCCCACCTACCTGGCGGGCGCCATCCTGGTCACCCTGTTCTGCTGCCTGCCGACCGGTATCGCCTCCATCGTCTACGCGGCCCAGGTCAATTCGCGACTGGCGGCCGGCGACGTCGCCGGTGCCCAGCAGTCGTCCGACAAGGCCCGCACCTGGATGATCGCCAGCATCGTGCTGGGGTTGGTCGGCGTCATCCTCTGGTTCCTCCTCGCGGTGCTCGGGAGCACCTCGCCCTGA
- a CDS encoding AAA family ATPase, whose translation MPRLILLNGAPGSGKSTLAGTFVDKHPLSLALDIDTVRGMLGGWLEQPTESGLAARELALVMADVHLRTGRDVIVPQFLGRLDFVLQLEELAAGAGVPFVEIALVSDVDDAVTRFARRTHAPQTQEHRDAAALQERSGGTDELRTMYARLLAVIEARPATRTVVTVDGEIASTYRCLLSAINA comes from the coding sequence ATGCCCCGCCTGATCCTGCTCAACGGCGCCCCGGGCAGCGGGAAGTCAACTTTGGCAGGTACTTTCGTGGACAAGCACCCGTTGTCCCTGGCCCTCGACATCGACACGGTGCGGGGAATGCTGGGGGGGTGGCTGGAACAGCCGACCGAGTCCGGCCTGGCCGCCCGGGAACTCGCCCTGGTCATGGCTGACGTGCACCTCCGCACCGGGCGCGACGTGATCGTGCCGCAGTTCCTGGGCCGCCTGGACTTCGTCCTCCAACTCGAAGAGCTGGCGGCCGGCGCCGGGGTGCCGTTCGTCGAGATCGCTCTCGTCTCCGACGTGGACGACGCGGTCACCCGTTTCGCCCGGCGCACCCACGCCCCTCAGACCCAGGAACACCGCGACGCCGCCGCTCTGCAGGAACGCTCGGGCGGTACGGACGAATTACGGACGATGTACGCGCGTCTGCTGGCCGTGATCGAAGCCCGGCCGGCCACCCGGACCGTGGTCACGGTGGACGGGGAGATCGCTTCGACCTACCGGTGTCTACTCAGCGCGATCAACGCCTAA
- a CDS encoding WecB/TagA/CpsF family glycosyltransferase, with protein MTAHPCYELRGLSVVAYPDEARLLEEIFTGGAVTPGLMIAMNAEKIVAAETDPALRHSIEQAEFRYADGISVVLAVRRKHAVRLVRITGADLWRSLMARAVIEGAGVFLLGGLPEVAAEVERKLRHEWNVHVVGSRHGYFADGDRAEVMREIRDSGAAIVTVALGSPKQEIFMHECRRMHPALYIGVGGTFDVVSGTVRRAPAALRRCGLEWCYRILSQPSRLFRAGRLIRFAVYHVRNRL; from the coding sequence GTGACCGCCCATCCGTGCTACGAGCTACGCGGCCTCAGCGTGGTCGCCTATCCCGACGAGGCCCGTCTGCTCGAGGAGATCTTCACCGGAGGTGCCGTCACCCCCGGGCTGATGATCGCGATGAACGCGGAGAAGATCGTCGCCGCCGAGACGGATCCCGCTCTGCGGCACAGCATCGAGCAGGCCGAGTTCCGGTATGCGGACGGCATCAGCGTGGTGCTGGCGGTGCGGCGCAAGCACGCCGTGCGGCTGGTGCGGATCACCGGCGCCGATCTGTGGCGCAGCCTGATGGCCCGCGCCGTCATCGAGGGCGCCGGCGTGTTCCTGCTTGGCGGCCTGCCCGAGGTGGCGGCCGAGGTGGAGCGGAAACTACGGCACGAGTGGAACGTTCACGTGGTCGGTAGCCGCCACGGCTACTTCGCGGACGGTGACCGGGCCGAGGTGATGCGGGAGATCCGGGACAGTGGCGCGGCGATCGTCACGGTCGCGCTCGGCTCACCGAAGCAGGAGATCTTCATGCACGAGTGCCGCCGGATGCATCCGGCGCTGTACATCGGGGTGGGAGGCACGTTCGACGTGGTGAGCGGCACGGTACGCCGGGCCCCGGCGGCGCTGCGCCGGTGCGGTCTGGAGTGGTGCTACCGCATCCTGTCCCAGCCCAGCCGCCTCTTCCGGGCCGGGCGTCTGATCCGGTTCGCGGTCTACCACGTCAGGAATCGGCTGTGA
- a CDS encoding NUDIX domain-containing protein, which yields MAGNDHASLVDVFGLLKDDHGRLLLMKRAGDIPGSGQWALPSGKLEAGESLPQAVRRELHEELGVTCDPGDLAFNGVAHVRPPGSEPRIGFSFVVTRWHGVPAVLEPDLCTALGWFPPGDLPVDTFLYTRLILGPHLGGQNFSIWGWS from the coding sequence GTGGCTGGAAACGATCATGCGAGCCTCGTGGACGTCTTCGGGCTGCTGAAGGACGACCACGGCCGCCTGCTGTTGATGAAACGGGCCGGCGACATCCCCGGCAGCGGTCAGTGGGCCCTGCCCAGCGGCAAACTGGAGGCCGGGGAGAGCCTGCCCCAGGCGGTGCGGCGCGAACTGCACGAAGAGCTCGGCGTGACCTGTGATCCGGGCGATCTCGCCTTCAACGGCGTCGCGCACGTGCGCCCGCCCGGAAGTGAGCCGCGCATCGGTTTCAGTTTCGTCGTCACCCGCTGGCACGGGGTGCCCGCTGTTCTGGAGCCGGACCTGTGCACCGCGCTGGGCTGGTTCCCCCCGGGCGATCTGCCGGTCGACACCTTCCTCTACACCCGCCTGATCCTGGGCCCTCACCTGGGTGGCCAGAACTTCTCCATCTGGGGCTGGTCCTGA
- a CDS encoding CaiB/BaiF CoA-transferase family protein: protein MGDEGRATGPLTSLRVLELAGIGPVPHAAMILADLGADVVRVERPGAPDTGDQMLRGRRSVELDLKSRPGRDTLLELADRADVLLEGFRPGVTERLGLGPDVCLARNPRLVYGRMTGWGRTGPRAHQAGHDINYLALAGVLHGIGRPGERPVPPMNLVGDFGGGSMFLVSGVLAALVERGVSGRGQVVDAAMVDGASLLMQMMWSWRAQGGWNDSPGSNLLDGGAPFYDTYRCADGRHVAVGALEPAFYAQLLDGLGIDPDELPDRADRGNWPILRERFNVAFARHDLAHWRSVFDGSDACVTPVLSMTEALDDPHLRAHGTHVEIDGVRQPGPAPRFSRTTPPRTPDPPGSSRVGTTAVLEGWPVRTAEP from the coding sequence ATGGGCGACGAGGGCCGGGCCACGGGACCCCTCACGAGCCTGCGTGTGCTCGAGCTCGCGGGGATCGGGCCGGTTCCGCATGCCGCGATGATCCTGGCCGACCTGGGGGCCGACGTCGTTCGGGTCGAGCGGCCCGGGGCTCCGGACACCGGCGACCAGATGCTGCGCGGGCGGCGGTCCGTCGAGCTCGACCTCAAGTCCCGGCCGGGCCGGGACACCCTGCTGGAGCTGGCCGACCGCGCCGACGTGCTGCTGGAGGGGTTCCGCCCGGGTGTGACGGAACGACTCGGGCTCGGCCCCGACGTGTGCCTGGCCCGCAACCCGCGCCTGGTCTACGGCCGGATGACCGGCTGGGGCCGCACCGGCCCGCGCGCGCACCAGGCCGGGCACGACATCAACTACCTGGCCCTGGCCGGCGTGCTGCACGGCATCGGCCGGCCCGGTGAGCGCCCCGTGCCACCGATGAACCTGGTCGGGGACTTCGGCGGAGGGTCGATGTTCCTGGTCTCCGGTGTGCTGGCCGCACTCGTCGAACGCGGGGTCTCGGGTCGGGGCCAGGTGGTGGACGCCGCCATGGTCGACGGGGCCTCCCTGCTGATGCAGATGATGTGGTCGTGGCGGGCGCAGGGCGGCTGGAACGATTCCCCCGGCTCCAACCTGCTCGACGGCGGCGCGCCCTTCTACGACACCTACCGTTGTGCGGACGGCCGGCACGTCGCGGTCGGCGCCCTCGAACCCGCTTTCTACGCGCAGCTTCTCGACGGTCTCGGGATCGACCCGGACGAGCTGCCCGACCGGGCCGACCGGGGGAACTGGCCGATCCTGCGCGAACGGTTCAACGTCGCGTTCGCCCGGCACGACCTGGCCCACTGGCGGAGCGTGTTCGACGGTTCCGACGCCTGCGTGACGCCTGTGCTCAGCATGACCGAGGCCCTGGACGACCCGCACCTGCGCGCCCACGGCACCCACGTCGAGATCGACGGCGTTCGGCAGCCCGGCCCGGCGCCGCGCTTCTCCCGCACCACCCCACCCCGCACCCCGGATCCGCCAGGATCGTCCCGGGTCGGCACCACCGCCGTGCTCGAGGGCTGGCCGGTCCGGACCGCTGAACCATGA
- the purU gene encoding formyltetrahydrofolate deformylase yields the protein MTDSFTLTLTCPNRAGIVRAVSSYLFEHGLDIVEYQQFDDATHDRLHLRAQVSATCDGVSGSGVTADQLTAGFSSVAADFGMQYKFFADQPARVLVMVSQQGHCLNDLIFRWRAGSLGADIVAVGSNHETLRPMAEAAGLPFVHVPITPDTKPQAEARMLELVEEYDAELVVLARYMQVLSDQTCRRLHGRAINIHHSFLPSFKGAKPYHQAWDRGVKHVGATAHYVTPDLDEGPIIEQEVLRIDHSHDPKALQTIGRDAEALALSRAVRWHAERRIVLDGHRTIVFR from the coding sequence ATGACTGACTCGTTCACCCTGACCCTGACCTGCCCGAACCGCGCCGGGATCGTCCGGGCCGTGAGCTCCTACCTGTTCGAGCACGGCCTGGACATCGTCGAGTACCAGCAGTTCGACGACGCCACCCATGACCGCCTGCACCTGCGGGCGCAGGTCAGCGCAACCTGTGACGGCGTGAGCGGGTCGGGGGTGACCGCCGACCAGCTGACGGCCGGTTTCAGCTCGGTGGCAGCTGATTTCGGCATGCAGTACAAGTTCTTCGCAGACCAGCCGGCCCGGGTGCTGGTGATGGTCTCGCAGCAGGGCCACTGTCTGAACGACCTGATCTTCCGCTGGCGGGCGGGCAGTCTCGGCGCCGACATCGTGGCGGTCGGGTCCAACCACGAGACCCTGCGCCCGATGGCCGAGGCCGCCGGGCTGCCCTTCGTGCACGTGCCGATCACTCCGGACACCAAGCCGCAGGCCGAGGCCCGGATGCTGGAGCTGGTCGAGGAGTACGACGCCGAGCTGGTGGTGCTGGCCCGGTACATGCAGGTGCTCTCCGACCAGACCTGCCGCCGGCTGCACGGGCGGGCCATCAACATCCACCACTCGTTCCTGCCCAGCTTCAAGGGTGCCAAGCCGTACCACCAGGCCTGGGACCGGGGCGTGAAGCACGTCGGCGCCACCGCCCACTACGTCACCCCTGATCTGGACGAGGGCCCGATCATCGAGCAGGAGGTGCTGCGCATCGACCACTCCCACGACCCGAAGGCGCTGCAGACCATCGGGCGTGACGCCGAGGCCCTGGCGCTGTCGCGGGCCGTGCGCTGGCACGCCGAGCGCCGGATCGTGCTCGACGGCCATCGCACGATCGTGTTCCGGTGA
- a CDS encoding GntR family transcriptional regulator, whose protein sequence is MTATPLRLDDAPDAPASLAEQAYRAVRDQLIMLQIQPGEPIDDVELARSLGMGRTPLREALKRLEGDRLVVSYPRRGTFATGVDIADLAHVSEIRATLEPLAARRAAQRATDAARAELEGLAAGTQALDITHTDRSEVMRWDLGAHRAIYRATGNPYLEDTLIRYDNLATRIHCVFLDQLSTMDMHIVAEHVALLRAIAAGEADRAEELALEHVVGFEKAVRAVI, encoded by the coding sequence GTGACCGCGACACCCTTGCGCCTGGACGATGCCCCGGATGCTCCGGCCTCCCTGGCCGAGCAGGCCTACCGGGCCGTGCGCGACCAGCTGATCATGCTCCAGATCCAGCCCGGTGAGCCGATCGACGACGTCGAGCTGGCCAGGTCGCTGGGCATGGGCCGGACGCCCTTGCGCGAGGCGCTGAAGCGGCTCGAGGGCGACCGGCTGGTGGTCTCGTACCCGCGCCGGGGCACGTTCGCGACCGGCGTGGACATCGCCGACCTGGCCCACGTGTCGGAGATCCGGGCCACCCTCGAGCCGCTGGCGGCCCGCCGCGCCGCGCAGCGCGCCACCGACGCTGCCCGCGCCGAGCTCGAGGGCCTGGCGGCGGGCACGCAGGCCCTCGACATCACCCACACCGACCGCAGCGAGGTGATGCGCTGGGACCTGGGCGCCCACCGCGCGATCTACCGGGCCACGGGCAACCCCTACCTCGAAGACACCCTGATCCGCTACGACAACCTGGCCACCCGCATCCACTGCGTCTTCCTCGACCAGCTCTCGACGATGGACATGCACATCGTCGCCGAGCACGTGGCCCTGCTGCGGGCCATCGCGGCGGGCGAGGCGGACCGGGCCGAGGAGCTGGCTCTGGAGCACGTGGTGGGCTTCGAGAAGGCCGTGCGAGCAGTGATTTAG